Proteins co-encoded in one Gouania willdenowi chromosome 1, fGouWil2.1, whole genome shotgun sequence genomic window:
- the LOC114468232 gene encoding galactose-specific lectin nattectin-like isoform X1, which translates to MKSILLLSALLWAASAAPAELQAAAAVEAAAESPMEDVAAVEAPAELQAAAAVEAVAESPMGNKAAVEANFNFCPQDWLSHGSRCFKFISSPMTWYNAEEHCNNLGGHLASVVNPQEYNYLQQIVQLTGQTNVWLGGFVLQGRWMWIDRQGFYYNNWSTQSSSTTYPCIYLRSTTGWSNTQCTSSLRFICSKNPFGC; encoded by the exons ATGAAGAGTATCCTGCTCCTGTCTGCTCTCCTCTGGGCTGCATCTGCAG CTCCAGCTGAACtccaagctgctgctgctgtag AGGCAGCCGCAGAGTCACCGATGGAAGACGTGGCTGCTGTTGAag CTCCAGCTGAACtccaagctgctgctgctgtag AGGCAGTCGCAGAGTCACCGATGGGCAACAAGGCTGCTGTTGAAG CTAATTTTAACTTCTGTCCACAAGACTGGCTCAGTCATGGCTCTCGCTGCTTCAAGTTCATCAGCTCTCCCATGACCTGGTACAATGCTGAG GAGCATTGTAACAATCTGGGCGGCCACCTGGCCTCCGTCGTCAACCCTCAGGAATACAACTACCTCCAGCAGATTGTCCAACTAACCGGTCAGACCAATGTGTGGCTGGGAGGCTTCGTCCTGCAG GGTCGCTGGATGTGGATTGACCGCCAGGGTTTCTACTACAACAACTGGTCTACTCAGTCGTCCTCCACCACCTACCCTTGCATCTACTTACGATCTACCA CTGGTTGGAGTAACACTCAGTGTACCAGTAGTCTCCGCTTCATCTGCTCCAAGAACCCATTCGGCTGCTGA
- the LOC114468232 gene encoding galactose-specific lectin nattectin-like isoform X3, which produces MKSILLLSALLWAASAAPAELQAAAAVEAVAESPMGNKAAVEANFNFCPQDWLSHGSRCFKFISSPMTWYNAEEHCNNLGGHLASVVNPQEYNYLQQIVQLTGQTNVWLGGFVLQGRWMWIDRQGFYYNNWSTQSSSTTYPCIYLRSTTGWSNTQCTSSLRFICSKNPFGC; this is translated from the exons ATGAAGAGTATCCTGCTCCTGTCTGCTCTCCTCTGGGCTGCATCTGCAG CTCCAGCTGAACtccaagctgctgctgctgtag AGGCAGTCGCAGAGTCACCGATGGGCAACAAGGCTGCTGTTGAAG CTAATTTTAACTTCTGTCCACAAGACTGGCTCAGTCATGGCTCTCGCTGCTTCAAGTTCATCAGCTCTCCCATGACCTGGTACAATGCTGAG GAGCATTGTAACAATCTGGGCGGCCACCTGGCCTCCGTCGTCAACCCTCAGGAATACAACTACCTCCAGCAGATTGTCCAACTAACCGGTCAGACCAATGTGTGGCTGGGAGGCTTCGTCCTGCAG GGTCGCTGGATGTGGATTGACCGCCAGGGTTTCTACTACAACAACTGGTCTACTCAGTCGTCCTCCACCACCTACCCTTGCATCTACTTACGATCTACCA CTGGTTGGAGTAACACTCAGTGTACCAGTAGTCTCCGCTTCATCTGCTCCAAGAACCCATTCGGCTGCTGA
- the LOC114468232 gene encoding ladderlectin-like isoform X2, which yields MKSILLLSALLWAASAAPAELQAAAAVEAAAESPMEDVAAVEANFNFCPQDWLSHGSRCFKFISSPMTWYNAEEHCNNLGGHLASVVNPQEYNYLQQIVQLTGQTNVWLGGFVLQGRWMWIDRQGFYYNNWSTQSSSTTYPCIYLRSTTGWSNTQCTSSLRFICSKNPFGC from the exons ATGAAGAGTATCCTGCTCCTGTCTGCTCTCCTCTGGGCTGCATCTGCAG CTCCAGCTGAACtccaagctgctgctgctgtag AGGCAGCCGCAGAGTCACCGATGGAAGACGTGGCTGCTGTTGAag CTAATTTTAACTTCTGTCCACAAGACTGGCTCAGTCATGGCTCTCGCTGCTTCAAGTTCATCAGCTCTCCCATGACCTGGTACAATGCTGAG GAGCATTGTAACAATCTGGGCGGCCACCTGGCCTCCGTCGTCAACCCTCAGGAATACAACTACCTCCAGCAGATTGTCCAACTAACCGGTCAGACCAATGTGTGGCTGGGAGGCTTCGTCCTGCAG GGTCGCTGGATGTGGATTGACCGCCAGGGTTTCTACTACAACAACTGGTCTACTCAGTCGTCCTCCACCACCTACCCTTGCATCTACTTACGATCTACCA CTGGTTGGAGTAACACTCAGTGTACCAGTAGTCTCCGCTTCATCTGCTCCAAGAACCCATTCGGCTGCTGA
- the LOC114472058 gene encoding lysophosphatidic acid receptor 4: protein MSYHGTVPWYQLVECAVAPYGFVFYYGVKVLNLVLGTPSNISVIWQIASKKKDASTSDTFIFNLAMLDAFFCLMTPIDLVNNLLVHKYHIWYLIRFAYGMKDLAPLFLVCICLDRYMAVVHPVQFSGIRDNSIRLGTSGLVWIPILAFGLTKSILGHSSVANIIFSSVILFAFAVMLFCNISIIWALRRSVRGKETMHPVKKKAFKMVLINLAIIVVNYLPPVALLPFASYYSFVAFNCKIKPSVFAIMDLSCSIEPLLYISKMEHMDFCQHCFSKTHNTAST from the exons ATGAGCTACCATGGCACCGTGCCTTGGTACCAGTTGGTGGAGTGTGCCGTGGCTCCTTATGGTTTTGTCTTTTACTACGGCGTTAAAGTCCTTAACCTAGTTTTAGGGACTCCCTCTAATATTTCAGTCATCTGGCAGATTGCTTCCAAGAAAAAAGACGCTTCCACATCGGACACGTTCATCTTTAACCTGGCCATGCTGGATGCCTTCTTCTGCCTGATGACGCCCATCGATCTGGTGAACAACTTGCTCGTGCACAAATATCACATCTGGTACTTAATCAGGTTTGCTTATGGGATGAAAGACCTAGCTCCGCTCTTCCTG GTTTGCATTTGTCTGGATCGATACATGGCCGTGGTTCACCCTGTGCAGTTCAGCGGTATCCGTGACAACAGCATCCGCCTCGGCACCTCTGGGCTGGTCTGGATCCCTATCCTGGCCTTCGGCCTAACAAAGAGCATCCTGGGACACAGCAGCGTCGCTAACATCATCTTCAGTAGTGTCATTCTGTTTGCGTTCGCCGTCATGCTCTTCTGTAACATCTCGATCATCTGGGCGCTGCGCCGCTCCGTCAGAGGGAAGGAGACAATGCATCCTGTGAAGAAGAAGGCCTTTAAGATGGTTCTGATCAACCTGGCCATCATCGTGGTCAACTACCTTCCACCGGTGGCGCTCCTGCCCTTTGCATCCTACTACTCGTTTGTGGCGTTTAACTGTAAGATCAAGCCCAGTGTGTTCGCCATCATGGATTTAAGCTGCAGCATTGAGCCTCTGCTCTACATCTCAAAGATGGAGCACATGGACTTCTGCCAGCACTGTTTCTCTAAGACACACAACACTGCTTCTACATGA